In Phaeobacter porticola, one DNA window encodes the following:
- the rpsC gene encoding 30S ribosomal protein S3 gives MGHKVNPVGMRLQVNRTWDSRWYADTKDYGDLLLEDLRIRDFIKDECKQAGIARVIIERPHKKCRVTIHTARPGVIIGKKGADIEVLRKKLASMTDSELHLNIVEVRKPELDAQLVGENIAQQLERRVSFRRAMKRAVQNAMRMGALGIRVNVAGRLGGAEIARTEWYREGRVPLHTLRADIDYAHNEAMTPYGIIGIKTWIFKGEIMEHDPQARDRKAQELQDGPAPRGAGGRR, from the coding sequence ATGGGACATAAAGTCAATCCGGTCGGCATGCGCCTTCAGGTCAACCGTACCTGGGACAGCCGTTGGTATGCCGACACCAAAGATTATGGTGATCTGCTGCTGGAAGATCTGCGCATCCGTGACTTCATCAAGGATGAGTGCAAGCAAGCGGGCATCGCCCGTGTGATCATCGAGCGCCCCCACAAGAAGTGCCGTGTAACCATTCACACAGCACGTCCGGGCGTGATCATCGGTAAAAAAGGCGCTGACATCGAAGTGCTTCGTAAGAAGCTCGCCTCGATGACAGACTCGGAACTGCACCTCAACATCGTTGAAGTCCGCAAGCCCGAGCTCGACGCACAGCTGGTTGGCGAGAACATCGCTCAGCAGCTGGAACGTCGTGTGTCCTTCCGTCGCGCGATGAAGCGTGCCGTTCAGAATGCTATGCGCATGGGCGCCTTGGGTATCCGGGTGAACGTTGCTGGCCGTCTGGGTGGTGCTGAAATCGCACGGACCGAATGGTACCGCGAAGGCCGCGTGCCTCTGCACACGCTGCGCGCCGACATCGATTACGCTCACAACGAAGCCATGACCCCCTACGGGATCATCGGGATCAAAACCTGGATCTTCAAAGGCGAGATCATGGAACACGATCCTCAGGCACGTGACCGTAAAGCACAGGAACTCCAGGACGGCCCGGCACCTCGCGGTGCAGGCGGTCGTCGCTAA
- the rplP gene encoding 50S ribosomal protein L16 yields the protein MLQPKRTKFRKMHKGRISGEAKGGSDLNFGTYGLKATTPERVTARQIEAARRAMTRHMKRQGRVWIRIFPDTPVTSKPVEVRMGKGKGSVDYWACKVKPGRVMFEIDGVNDDIAREALRLAAMKLPVKTRVVVREDW from the coding sequence ATGCTTCAACCAAAGCGTACTAAATTCCGCAAAATGCACAAAGGCCGGATCTCCGGCGAAGCAAAAGGCGGTTCGGACCTGAACTTCGGCACCTATGGCCTGAAGGCAACCACTCCTGAGCGCGTCACCGCGCGTCAGATTGAGGCTGCTCGTCGTGCCATGACCCGCCACATGAAGCGTCAGGGTCGTGTATGGATCCGGATCTTCCCGGACACTCCGGTTACCTCTAAGCCCGTCGAAGTTCGTATGGGTAAAGGTAAGGGTTCCGTGGATTACTGGGCTTGCAAAGTGAAGCCTGGTCGCGTGATGTTCGAGATCGACGGCGTCAATGACGACATCGCACGTGAGGCTCTGCGCCTGGCTGCGATGAAGCTGCCGGTCAAGACCCGCGTCGTGGTTCGCGAAGACTGGTAA
- a CDS encoding TIGR02466 family protein, whose product MAQIESLFVTRLYRAALSEHGPKVDAGELENSCFVIAQDDEAGQDWCEENGYPGYTSYASLTDLPWRFPIFADLVKTLDLHVAAFAKDLELDLDGRALVLEDLWINILPEGGTHASHIHPHSVISGTTYVSMPDGASALKLEDPRHAMMMAHPPRQKDCRQELKTFVYQTPAVGDVLLWESFIRHEVPMNMAEDERVSVSFNYRWE is encoded by the coding sequence ATGGCACAGATAGAATCCCTCTTCGTAACCCGTCTCTACCGCGCAGCCCTGTCCGAGCACGGACCCAAGGTCGATGCCGGTGAACTTGAAAACTCTTGCTTCGTGATCGCCCAGGACGACGAGGCCGGCCAGGACTGGTGCGAGGAGAACGGCTATCCCGGCTATACGTCCTATGCCTCGCTCACCGATCTGCCCTGGCGTTTTCCAATCTTTGCCGATTTGGTGAAAACGCTCGATCTGCATGTCGCAGCCTTTGCCAAGGATCTGGAGCTGGACCTTGATGGGCGCGCGCTGGTGCTGGAGGATCTCTGGATCAATATCCTGCCTGAAGGCGGCACCCATGCCAGCCACATCCACCCCCATTCGGTGATTTCCGGCACCACCTATGTTTCCATGCCCGATGGTGCCTCAGCCCTGAAACTGGAAGACCCGCGCCACGCGATGATGATGGCGCACCCCCCGCGTCAGAAGGATTGCCGCCAAGAGCTGAAGACATTTGTTTACCAGACGCCCGCCGTCGGCGATGTTCTCCTGTGGGAGAGCTTCATCCGCCACGAGGTGCCCATGAACATGGCCGAAGACGAGCGAGTCTCGGTGAGCTTTAATTACCGTTGGGAGTGA